A region from the Thermanaeromonas toyohensis ToBE genome encodes:
- the thrB gene encoding homoserine kinase — protein MPRVRVPATTANLGPGFDALGLALELYDYVSIEEAPELEITVQGEGENSIPRGPDNIAYRAAAAVYARVGRKVPGFKIAFENHIPVARGLGSSAAAVVAGLVGANALLGYPLPQEELVSLAARLEGHPDNVAPALLGGLVVVVLNGQQVYYQRLDPPPGLSLQVAIPHFTLSTRVSRGVLPAMVPVEDAVFNLSRTALLIAAAQAGDLELMGKAMEDRLHQPYRLRLIPGMPYVFEAALKAGALAVTLSGSGPAVIAFCRGSLPKVGKAMKEAFEEHGVKCEVKELKPASQGAILC, from the coding sequence ATGCCCCGAGTGCGGGTCCCAGCCACTACAGCCAATCTAGGCCCTGGTTTTGATGCCCTAGGGCTGGCCTTAGAATTATATGACTATGTCTCTATAGAAGAAGCTCCTGAACTCGAGATAACCGTACAGGGAGAAGGCGAAAACTCCATTCCCCGGGGACCGGATAATATAGCTTACCGGGCGGCTGCTGCCGTATACGCCCGGGTAGGGCGGAAGGTGCCTGGATTTAAAATCGCCTTTGAAAACCATATTCCGGTGGCCAGGGGCTTAGGTTCCAGCGCGGCAGCCGTGGTGGCGGGGCTGGTGGGAGCTAACGCGCTCCTGGGCTATCCCTTGCCCCAGGAAGAGTTAGTATCCTTGGCTGCAAGGCTTGAAGGCCATCCAGATAATGTGGCCCCTGCCCTCTTAGGGGGCCTGGTAGTAGTGGTCTTAAACGGCCAACAAGTGTACTACCAGCGCCTGGACCCGCCGCCGGGCTTAAGCCTGCAGGTAGCCATACCCCATTTTACCTTATCTACTAGGGTTTCCCGGGGTGTCTTACCAGCCATGGTACCGGTGGAAGATGCTGTATTTAACTTAAGCCGAACGGCTTTGCTTATTGCGGCAGCGCAAGCAGGGGATCTAGAGCTCATGGGCAAGGCTATGGAAGACCGCTTGCACCAACCCTATCGCCTGCGCCTCATCCCTGGAATGCCTTACGTATTTGAAGCGGCCCTTAAGGCTGGAGCCCTGGCGGTGACTTTAAGCGGATCAGGACCTGCCGTTATAGCCTTCTGTCGTGGAAGCTTACCTAAAGTAGGAAAGGCTATGAAGGAGGCCTTTGAGGAGCACGGCGTGAAATGTGAGGTCAAAGAACTTAAACCTGCAAGCCAGGGCGCTATTCTTTGTTAA